One genomic region from uncultured Subdoligranulum sp. encodes:
- a CDS encoding rhomboid family intramembrane serine protease has translation MHWIDTLERRFGRYGIPYLVNALMVGQLAVGLFILIVNWRLGLAIDLDRDLVLRGQVWRLVTFLFQPIWLGGVLGILNLFFYFWIGNSLTRYWGDFRITLYLLLGTVGTWIGAFLTGAGGPSGVYLSMLFAYCWMWPNQQVLLWGIIPFKMKYLGWFELALWLLQFITSNFANRVSLVLGMAGFVAFFGPEIFSWCKETVLGYKRRRDWNNRNNPWNR, from the coding sequence ATGCACTGGATCGATACCCTGGAACGCCGCTTCGGCCGGTACGGCATCCCGTACCTAGTGAACGCCCTCATGGTGGGGCAGCTGGCCGTGGGGCTCTTCATCCTCATCGTCAACTGGCGGCTGGGTCTTGCCATCGACCTGGACCGCGACCTGGTCCTGCGGGGGCAGGTCTGGCGGCTCGTCACCTTCCTGTTCCAGCCCATCTGGCTGGGCGGCGTGCTGGGCATCCTCAACCTCTTCTTCTATTTCTGGATCGGCAACTCGCTGACCCGCTACTGGGGCGATTTCCGCATCACCCTCTATCTGCTGCTGGGCACCGTGGGTACCTGGATCGGCGCCTTCCTCACCGGCGCCGGCGGCCCCAGCGGCGTCTACCTCAGCATGCTCTTTGCCTACTGCTGGATGTGGCCCAACCAGCAGGTCCTGCTGTGGGGCATCATCCCCTTCAAAATGAAGTACCTGGGCTGGTTCGAACTGGCCCTGTGGCTGCTGCAGTTCATCACCAGCAACTTCGCCAACCGGGTCAGCCTGGTGCTGGGCATGGCCGGTTTTGTGGCCTTCTTCGGCCCGGAGATCTTCTCCTGGTGCAAGGAAACCGTCCTGGGCTACAAGCGCCGCCGGGACTGGAACAACCGCAACAACCCCTGGAACCGATAA
- a CDS encoding cyclic-di-AMP receptor, translated as MKLITAIVNKEDSRAVCNELLKHKFYVTRLATTGGFLMAGNMTLLICTEDEKVDECIGIISQYCKQRTEIVPGTATLGLGIESAMPMEVTVGGATVIVTNVERFEKL; from the coding sequence ATGAAACTCATCACCGCCATCGTCAACAAGGAAGATTCCCGCGCCGTCTGCAACGAACTGCTCAAGCACAAGTTCTACGTCACCCGCCTGGCTACCACCGGCGGCTTCCTCATGGCCGGCAACATGACGCTGCTCATCTGCACCGAGGATGAAAAGGTGGACGAGTGCATCGGCATCATCTCCCAGTACTGCAAGCAGCGCACCGAGATCGTCCCCGGCACCGCCACCCTGGGCCTGGGCATCGAGAGCGCCATGCCCATGGAAGTCACCGTGGGCGGCGCCACCGTCATCGTCACCAACGTGGAGCGGTTCGAAAAGCTGTGA
- a CDS encoding stage 0 sporulation family protein, translating into MKVISVKFKENGRGYYFDPGEFQVKEGDFVIVTTARGTECGEVVRGAHEVPGFSREVKPVIRVADAVDVRRMRQNRADVQRAFQICEQRIAAHGLKMKLVDAEYTLDRGKLVFYFTADNRVDFRELVKDLAAQFHTRIELRQIGVRDESKMLGGLGLCGQPFCCSRFLKNFQPVSIKMAKEQGLSLNPAKISGACGRLMCCLAYEQKSYEYLNSITPTPGSIVRTPDGEGTVLEVNVVAGTLKVRSNVEILAPRVYKREECVYLRGGKRVPKAPDPEKD; encoded by the coding sequence ATGAAAGTAATTTCCGTAAAATTCAAAGAGAACGGCCGGGGCTACTACTTCGACCCCGGCGAATTCCAGGTGAAGGAAGGGGACTTCGTCATCGTCACCACCGCCCGCGGCACCGAGTGCGGCGAGGTGGTGCGCGGTGCCCACGAGGTGCCGGGCTTCTCCCGGGAGGTCAAGCCGGTGATCCGGGTGGCCGACGCCGTGGATGTGCGCCGTATGCGCCAGAACCGCGCCGACGTGCAGCGGGCCTTCCAGATCTGCGAGCAGCGCATCGCCGCCCACGGCCTGAAGATGAAGCTGGTGGACGCCGAGTATACCCTGGACCGGGGCAAGCTGGTCTTCTATTTCACCGCCGACAACCGGGTGGATTTCCGGGAGCTGGTCAAGGACCTGGCCGCCCAGTTCCACACCCGCATCGAACTGCGCCAGATCGGCGTGCGGGATGAAAGCAAGATGCTGGGAGGCCTGGGCCTGTGCGGTCAGCCCTTCTGCTGCAGCCGCTTTCTGAAGAATTTCCAGCCGGTTTCCATCAAGATGGCCAAGGAACAGGGCCTCAGCCTCAACCCCGCCAAGATCAGCGGCGCCTGCGGCCGCCTGATGTGCTGCCTGGCCTATGAGCAGAAGAGCTACGAGTATCTCAATTCCATAACCCCCACCCCCGGCAGCATCGTGCGCACCCCCGATGGCGAGGGTACCGTGCTGGAAGTGAACGTGGTGGCGGGCACCCTCAAGGTGCGCTCCAATGTGGAGATCCTCGCTCCCCGCGTCTACAAGCGGGAGGAATGCGTCTATCTGCGGGGCGGCAAGCGTGTCCCCAAAGCCCCCGATCCCGAAAAGGATTGA
- a CDS encoding 4Fe-4S binding protein, which yields MAHTVSSECVACGACVDTCPVGAISMEDKAVVDAGSCIDCGACEGVCPTGAIHAE from the coding sequence ATGGCTCATACCGTTTCCAGCGAGTGCGTTGCTTGCGGTGCATGTGTTGACACCTGCCCCGTCGGTGCGATCAGCATGGAGGACAAGGCTGTGGTCGATGCCGGTTCCTGCATCGATTGCGGCGCCTGCGAGGGCGTTTGCCCGACCGGTGCAATCCACGCTGAATAA